The Thermoplasmata archaeon genome window below encodes:
- a CDS encoding enoyl-CoA hydratase-related protein: MAISAEEALALGLVHAVVPSGDLHARTSALATDPATKSRPALMAAKRALNQVSELPLRAGLEYELDNWTLLFGNEGQREGMTAILERRKPKHA, translated from the coding sequence GTGGCCATATCGGCGGAGGAGGCGTTGGCCCTCGGTCTCGTGCACGCGGTCGTCCCCAGCGGGGACCTCCATGCGCGCACCTCGGCGCTGGCCACGGACCCCGCGACGAAGAGCCGTCCCGCTCTGATGGCGGCCAAGCGCGCCTTGAATCAGGTATCCGAATTGCCGTTGCGGGCGGGTCTCGAGTACGAGCTCGACAATTGGACGCTCCTGTTTGGCAATGAGGGACAGCGAGAGGGCATGACCGCCATCTTGGAGCGCCGAAAGCCCAAGCACGCGTAA
- a CDS encoding VOC family protein, producing the protein MALGVQIVYDCKDPQSLSTFYAAALHYKVQDPPEGFATWEAFLASIGVPKEEWNDASAVVDPEGQGPRIYFQRMDTPKPAKNRLHLDVNASGGRKTPEAERRRRVDAEVERILALGLGATRIQAQKEGDEYFVTLLDPEGNEFDVQ; encoded by the coding sequence ATGGCACTCGGAGTCCAGATCGTCTACGACTGCAAGGACCCTCAAAGCCTCTCGACGTTCTATGCCGCGGCCCTTCACTACAAGGTTCAGGATCCTCCCGAAGGGTTCGCGACATGGGAGGCATTCCTCGCGTCCATCGGCGTCCCCAAAGAGGAATGGAACGATGCCAGCGCCGTCGTCGACCCCGAAGGGCAAGGCCCGCGGATCTACTTTCAGAGGATGGACACGCCCAAGCCCGCGAAGAATCGCCTGCATCTGGACGTGAACGCGAGCGGAGGCCGCAAGACGCCGGAGGCTGAACGACGACGCCGCGTGGATGCGGAGGTCGAGCGCATCCTCGCCCTCGGGCTCGGGGCGACGAGGATCCAGGCCCAGAAGGAGGGTGACGAGTACTTCGTCACCCTACTCGACCCCGAAGGGAACGAATTCGACGTGCAATAA